A stretch of Choristoneura fumiferana chromosome 29, NRCan_CFum_1, whole genome shotgun sequence DNA encodes these proteins:
- the LOC141444038 gene encoding limbic system-associated membrane protein-like: protein MDPIGYDDRRTEPIEYDDRRSEPIEYDDRRSEPIEYDDRSGPDSPPSGLLAVPAASTVSRRSSPLPRALAQLKALLALAAAPDCDLLAGWWSNVSSECLRYCEKPHSRQRRDTKLNDAFLSDGALDTEQNDADNQADIDGDSMPILNATITSRPQTYNLTIGRSVRLECRVDIKDTVVEWTKDGQTIVKTDFLVGSPTKYDFNSTASSDLIVKSVEPSDSGIYRCRLEQGLPAQVEHSLVVYEAPIVVNITASPSDRPREGADVTLTCNVNGSPAPEVQWTLTPLGSTENKNLGEKDATFTRYGVTIKNIKSEQSGTYFCYAFNSVGNNQNMIKVVVLGKPRIHVHQTVVNSAINVEATLRCVVHEDLPVAITWFKDQKPITSASKTRISTMGTHSNLTVIPESDADFGTYTCEASCDIGVHSRSIELVQRPVVEDLEADGSKLAFKVHSHQKLEDIEVLIKPLTEASTTSQSGA, encoded by the exons ATGGATCCGATCGGATACGACGACAGGCGAACGGAGCCCATCGAATACGACGACAGGCGATCGGAGCCCATCGAATACGACGACAGGCGATCGGAGCCGATTGAATACGATGACAG AAGTGGGCCGGATAGCCCTCCCAGCGGGCTGCTGGCGGTGCCAGCGGCGAGCACGGTGTCACGCAGGAGCTCGCCGCTGCCGCGCGCGCTGGCGCAGCTCAAAGCCCTGCTGGCGCTGGCGGCAGCACCTGACTGTGACCTGCTTGCGGGGTGGTGGTCAAATGTGTCCTCCGAATGTTTGCGATACTGTGAG AAGCCGCACTCCCGACAGCGGCGAGACACGAAATTAAACGACGCGTTCCTGTCAGATGGCGCTCTTGACACTGAGCAAAATGACGCCGACAACCAAG CGGACATTGACGGTGATTCGATGCCCATTCTAAATGCGACCATCACGAGTCGCCCGCAGACCTACAACCTGACCATCGGGCGGAGTGTTCGTCTCGAGTGCCGCGTCGACATTAAAG atacGGTGGTGGAATGGACAAAAGACGGCCAAACTATTGTGAAGACTGACTTTCTGGTGGGATCACCCACTAAATACGACTT TAACAGCACAGCAAGCAGCGACCTGATAGTCAAGTCGGTGGAGCCGAGCGACAGCGGCATCTACCGGTGTAGACTCGAACAGGGTCTTCCGGCGCAAGTCGAGCACTCTTTGGTAGTGTATGAGGCACCAATAGTAGTCA ACATTACGGCGAGTCCTTCCGATCGGCCGCGCGAGGGCGCTGATGTCACTCTGACTTGCAACGTCAACGGTTCACCAGCTCCCGAGGTACAGTGGACCTTGACTCCACTGGGAAGTACGGAG AACAAGAATCTGGGAGAAAAGGACGCGACGTTCACCCGCTACGGTGTTACCATCAAGAATATAAAGTCGGAACAATCTGGCACTTACTTCTGCTACGCCTTTAACTCCGTGGGAAACAATCAGAACATGATTAAGGTCGTCGTTCTAG GAAAGCCTCGCATACACGTCCACCAAACAGTTGTCAACTCCGCCATCAACGTCGAAGCAACGCTGCGGTGTGTCGTTCATGAAGATTTACC TGTTGCTATAACTTGGTTCAAAGACCAGAAGCCAATCACCTCTGCCAGCAAGACCAGGATCAGTACCATGGGCACCCACTCGAATTTGACTGTCATCCCGGAATCTGACGCTGATTTCGGCACTTACACTTGTGAG GCTTCTTGCGATATCGGCGTGCACAGCCGCTCCATAGAGCTGGTGCAGAGGCCCGTGGTCGAAGACCTGGAGGCTGACGGCTCCAAGCTGGCCTTCAAAGTGCACTCGCACCAGAAGCTCGAGGACATCGAAGTGCTGATCAAACCACTGACTGAGgcaagtaccacgtcacagagCGGAGCTTGA